cttaatgatttaaaacctggaaacacgaaaaacaccgtaaaaccggatttacgccgtcgtagtaacaccgcgggctgttttgggttagttaattaaaaactatgataaactttgatttaaaagttgttattctgagaaaatgatttttattatgaacatgaaactatatccaaaaattatggttaaactcaaagtggaagtatgttttctaaaatggtcatctagacgccgttctttcgactgaaatgactacctttacaaaaacgacttgtaacttatttttccgagtataaacctatactttttctgtttagattcataaaatagagttcaatatgaaaccatagcaatttgattcactcaaaacggatttaaaatgaagaagttatgggtaaaacaagattggataatttttctcattttagctacgtgaaaattggtaacaaatctattccaaccataacttaatcaacttgtattgtatattatgtaatcttgagataccatagacacgtatacaatgtttcgacctatcatgtcgacacatctatatatatttcggaacaaccatagacactctatatgtgaatgttggagttagctatacagggttgaggttgattccaaaatatatatagtttgagttgtgatcaatactgagatacgtatacactgggtcgtggattgattcaagataatatttatcgatttatttctgtacatctaactgtggacaactagttgtaggttactaacgaggacagctgacttaataaacttaaaacatcaaaatatattaaaagtgttgtaaatatattttgaacatactttgatatatatgtatatattgttataggttcgtgaatcaaccagtggccaagtcttacttcccgacgaagtaaaaatctgtgaaagtgagttatagtcccacttttaaaatctaatatttttgggatgagaatacatgcaggttttataaatgatttacaaaatagacacaagtacgtgaaactacattctatggttgaattatcgaaatcgaatatgcccctttttattaagtctggtaatctaagaattagggaacagacaccctaattgacgcgaatcctaaagatagatctattgggcttaacaaaccccatccaaagtaccggatgctttagtacttcgaaatttatatcatatccgaagggtgtcccggaatgatggggatattcttatatatgcatcttgttaatgtcagttaccaggtgttcaccatatgaatgatttttatctctatgtatgggatgtgtattgaaatatgaaatcttgtggtctattattatgatttgatatatataggttaaacctataacgcaccaacatttttgttgacgttttaagcatgtttattctcaggtgattattaagagcttccgctgtcgcatacttaaataaggacgagatttggagtccatgcttgtataatattgtgtaaaaactgcatttaagaaacttattttgttgtaacatatttgtattgtaaaccattatgtaatggtcgtgtgtaaacaggatattttagattatcattatttgataatctacgtaaagctttttaaacctttattgatgaaataaaggttatggtttgttttaaaatgaatgcagtctttgaaaaacgtctcatatagaggtcaaaacctcgcaacgaaatcaattaatatggaacgtttttaatcaataagaacgggacatttcaatcttgGCCAGGTACACAAAAATCATCTTTTGAGCTAGCTTATGGTGAAAAGCCTAATGTATGCTATTTTAGGGTGTTTGGTTCTGTTTGTTATGTTCATGTTCCAAAAGCTAACCGAACCAAACTTGACCCAAAAGCTCGAAAGTGTATTTTTGTTGGTTATGATTTTCACAAGAAAGGTTGGAGGTGTATGGATCTAGAAACAACGAAGTTTACCACTTCAAGAGATGTGGTATTTAATGAAGTGTCTTCTCAATTTTCCGAATCAAGCAAAAATGGTGAAGAAAATAGAGATTACAAATTTATGTTTTCTAGCATCGACACTCAAGAAGAAAGTGAGAATGATGGTGTTTCTCAAACTCAAGAAGATGCACCTAGTGAAGAAGtaccaactcaagttagaaggtcaaCAAGAGAAAAGATATAACCAAGACATCTAAGTGACTATGAGGTGAACACGGTCACAACTTGTTTCTTTTCAGGTGGCTTAACCAAAGAACCAACATGTTATGAAGATGCTAAAGATTTTCCAGATTGGAAAAAAGCAATCCAAGAGGAGATTGATGCATTAGAAAAGAATGAAACTTGGGAGCTTGTCAAGAAACCGAAAGCATGTAAACCAGTTAGATGCAAACATGTGTACCGTTTGAAAAAGAACTCAGATGGAACCATTAATAGGTTCAAAGCTCGTTTAGTGGCTCGTGGCTTTTGTCATAGTTATGggcttgattatgaagaaactattAGCCCCGTGGCTAAAATGGTGATGGTGAGAACAATAATCTCACTAGCGGCTTACACAGGGTGAAAATTGtggcaacttgatgtgaagaatgcttttttATATAGAGAGCTTAATCGTGAGGTGTTTATGGAACAACCTATTAGGTTCACTTCAAAGAATATGTGTGTCGGTTGAAGTAATCTctttatggtttgaaacaagctccgagagcttggtatggtaaggtcgcacaataccttgtcttttgtggttttaaaattttttatgtGGATTCTAGTTTGTTTATGAAGAAAGAATCCAGTATTCATGTTTTGGTATTACTATGTGCTGATGACATGATTAACACCGGAGGAAACGAGTCGGAAATATctcgtttaagtgatgatctttcggTTCGTTTTGAAATGAAGAATATGGGGGAGATTGGTTGCTTTCTTGGCTTGGAAGTCGATAAGCTAGAAAACAGATAACTAATCTCTCAAAGGGGCAATGCAGGAAGTCTCTTGGAACGTTTCAACATGGGAGAGTCAAAGCCTATGACTACGCCAATGGAACCAAACCTTAAAATGAAGAGGGACCAAGGAAAAGAGCTCAAGGATGTGAAGTTGTTCCGACAAATGGTTGGAAGTTTGATTTATCTAACCATCACAAGGCCAAAAATTGCTTACTCGGTTGGCATTGTTTCACAATTTATGCAATGTCCaactaatgttcatcttgatgCAGCTAAAAGGATCCTTCGTTATGTGAAAGGATCAATGAGCCACGGATTGCGGTATAAGAAATGTGATGATGTTTTGTTAAATGATCTCTTAGATGCAGATTGGATGGGAGACACAAAATGATCGTCATTCAACCTCGGGTTACCGTTTTAACATGGGTTCCGCAGTTATTTCATGGTGTAGCAAGaagcaagatgttgttgctttGTCTAGCACGGAATTGGAATACATAGCTGCAACTATGGCAGCTCAAGAGTGTACTTGGATAAGAATATTGATTGGTGACATACTTGAAGAAGTAGATTATGTTGTCAAACTGAAATGTGACAATGAAAAGTGCAATCAAACTTACTTTGAATCCTGTTTTTCATGCTCGTACAGAACATATAGAAATGAGGTATAATTTCATTCATGAAAAGGTTCTTAGCGGAAAAATCGAGCTAGAAAATGTAAGGACAAATGATCAGGTAGCCGACATCTTTACTAGATCTCTAATGAAATCCAAGTTCATGGAATTTCAAGAGGCGTTGGGGATTTTTGATCAGGAGTTTGCactaagggggagtgttaaaatgttAGTGCACAACTCAAGTGGCTCAATTTGCTCAACTTGATTATTATTACTCAAGTTGCTCAACTTGTCCAAATGGGTTCCGACCATTATTGACCAAAttaatggttaaggtgtttagtCGCCAACTTGACATTATCTTTTATGGCATATACTTGCATAATCAAGTTGTCTTTTTTATTAGATCTGGTTTGTTGGTGTATTCACATGTATGCTAGTTGTCATATTGGTTTGTGCACATGTTTGCTAGTTGTCTTGTCATATTGGTGCGTTCACATGTATGCTAGTTGTCATCTAGTTCTACTAGTTGGTCTAGTTGTTGGTATGTTATGATTATGTTTTGCTTTAATCCTCTATATAAGGATTTGATTGTAACCATTTGTATCTAAcacatttagtttttcatattctTGTTTATATTATTTCCTTAACCTTTCATCCATAACAAATAACTTCTTGTTTTATAATGAAGAATCTCTTCTTTTAAATGTACAATGATCACTGGTAGCAACTTTAACCCATTTGTCTGAGTTACTTGTATGTAGTTTTTAACATCTAAACTACCTTAATTATATCGGTCAAATTGATTTAATAACGGAGTACATCATTCAATTTAATTATATCGACTAAACTACTTTACTTAAAAAATCTCTCAAATTTGCGGCTATTAAACTACACAACACActtaatatatttttaatttcatAATTATATCCATACGTGTTTGACTTATATGATGAACAAGGGTAATTCCATTATGCGACTTGCAATCTCTACTTTGATATATCTTTTTAATGGAATGAGATTATTGAAGAGACTAACAGAGAGATGGGTTAATACTTCACATGTTTCTATATACCTTAGCACAGTGGCGGAACCAGAACTCCaagtcaccgggggcaaaaaaaattcAACAAGagctacaaatttttttttttcaccaAATGTAACAAAAAACTGCACGAAATATACCAAAAACTAGTATTTTCCTCTACgtaaacgcatatgattaaaacgcTGCATTACATCTTCAACTTTAACTTCGGCtattaacaattaataaataaCATAACATAACAATCAACAACATAACAAAAACAATTAACAACAATCTgttaacaaaaacaataataacaattaacaacaagTATGAACAACAATCTGGTAACAATTAATAATCTATTAACAACAAAAAACAATATAAAACAATTAACTACATGTCTAGTACTCTAGTGTGAAGTGTCTACTGTCTACATATAACAAATCTCAAATAAAAAAGACAATTGAACATTTGAACCCAAATTAAGAGCATGTCAGCAGACATCGGGCAAAAATGCAAAATAGAAACAAATTTAGGAACATAACATTAAACCCTAAATTTTATTTTTGATGCTACTGCTTTGTTGTAATTTACAAAATTCAATTAGAGAATTTATTACCTTACAAAAAGAGGGTAGAAGAATTTTGATGCTACTGATTTTTGATGCTTCAGCACTTCTTCGAATATCGATTTTTGATGCTACTGATTTCGGTTCAAGCCTTCTAGGGTTCTGGGTTCAGCGAATTTTGTAATAgcaggtgttttttttttttttttttgggatcgTACGTTCAGCATAAAAAAATGGGACTAGAATGACGGTTTTGAGAGGGAAAAAGAAAGGAGGTGGACTTGATACTAGTGGACTTGTTATTATTTAATTGGCCCAACTCTTTATTAAATGGATCAAGACTTTTGAGTTTGgggcaaaaataaaatttgttggaTCATAGACTTTAGAGTTTGGGGCAAATGACTTTTGGGTTTGGGGCAAATGAATTTTGGGttgggacaaaataaaaaaaaaattcaaatttttatactaaaatttcgaaatcgactGGGGACGGGCGCCCCCTACCCCCCCTCTAAATTCGCCCCTGCCTTAGCTTAGCATATATTCTTCTAATGGTCAGGTGAGAGATATAAGTATGTACGACTATGACAGTTATCCAGACAACGGATAACTAGAGAACAGGGTTTGCAGAGAGCGAACAACCAATCGACCTATCACTCCAAGTCGTATATAATACCTTGTACTCAGTACTCTaatcttataaacttaaaacatataCTGTACATGTTAATTTCACTGAAAGTATTTTTGCAATATCATTCGCACATATATGttaaattaaaaactataaaatgaaatcaagttacaataTGAAATTCGTATCAAATTCATTTAGTAGCCCCGCGAACAGGGCCGGACCTGGGGTGGGCCACAAGTGCGACCGCACTGGGCATCAAGAGTTAAAGGGCATCAAATGGAGGGTTTGAGTTTTTTTATTAAGTTGTAGAAATATACATgaggaaaaggaaaaggaaaaagaaaaggaagaagaaagagAGATAGGCAAAAAGTTGAAGTGAGAGAGAAAAATTATTTTATGGATATTTAGTTAACTTTCGTTAGTACTCTACACGTCAGGTTCATCATTGTATGTTTTTGTTCATTTTTCAAATATATTAGTTTTAGCTTTAAAATATGGTACAATTTTTACAACGTATTGTACAAACAATTGACCTATACgtgttaattttaaaattttgaaagtaagtggcataatgaaaaatatGTACCGTCGTATTTCAATAATTGAGCATTGAACTTGGTTTTAATCATTTTCTTGACTTAAGTTATTTCTTCAAGAAAAAAAGTCATATTCGATTTACTTCATACTTCatttataatacattaatatttttatacattcagttagtattatttttataatcttCACTAAATGTTTTATACTTCATAGTGTTACTGTTTATATACCCTCTTAAGCAAATAACTATATACTTACTTCGTTCCAAAACATATATTTTATTGGTGTAActttaagtaaaatataaaaatttctcTTCTAAGAGGACAAGAGGTAATATCATTTATAGTATTATAAACTTTTAAGTAAAAGTATATATAAGAGTAAAATAATAAAGTTGCTTGTCTATTTTGGAGAAAACAAAATTAGAAATACACATGCGTTTGGAGATTGATGAAGTAATACTATATACTACGGAGTATAAATTTAGCAAATTTTTACATTATCGGAGTAAAAAATAACAAGTGGTTTTTTTAGGTTCAAAAACACCATTATAAGATATTATAAGATAGAAAAGAGGCATTATTTGACCATTTTGCACCCGGCATCAAAATACTCAGAACCGGCCCTCCCGCAAATTCGCGAGTTATAAGCTATTTAATTATTTGTAATCGGGTTCTtcaaaagtattttgataattatCGATCCAATCGCTTAAAGTTAGTTTATAAAACGAATATATAGTAGTATCACTTGTATGTAGATGTATAATGATATGATGTATTTGTACCTTCTGTGGTTGTATTAACTTTGTTGTTGCATTTTTTAGATCTGGGATTAGAGACTTCGATTGAGCTAGAAAAAGATATAAAGTGTAATTGTTTCTGATTCTCTGAAAGTGTTTTATtgaaaataattactttttttgaCATATTAATAAGAGGCTGGGATGGAGGATATCTTCGAGGAATCGATATTGATTTATATGCTTTCTGAATGGTTTATGAGTTTTCTATGTTTGAGGGGTAAAAAGTCAAATGGTTTATATGGTTTCTGAATTACAAATATAGGTTTGCATAGTTAGAGTTATTTACTTTATCTTCCAATCTTTAGTTTATGTTTGTTCTTTATGATGCAACTATATGATATACGATAatgatatataataatttgaaaatgaTAACATTACGTGCAGTTGTTGATTTAACATTTTCCTCATATATTCTAAACAATCAATATTTTGATGAGAATTTTGCTACTTTAAAGTAGCTCACTAACTTTGTGGTGTAATGTAAGTTATTTGTGGGTGGGATTGTTGCTTTTAGGAACCTGGGATATGTTGTTCAAAATATAATAACTATATCTGATATCCAATATGCCTCAACAATTTTATAGTTGACATACAAAAATGGAACAACCATGAATGAGGAAGCAACTAAATTGAATAGGGGAAGAGATAATAGGAGGTAATTAGCTCATGGTAAGTGTTATGTTATGTCTCTATTCCATGTTATGATGCTTGGATTCATACCGTTTGTTTTCTTCATTGTTTGTTATAATGGATCTAAAGATAGGTTGGCTTTAGTTCCATTTAATTCCATTTACAGGTTGCTGTTTTGAACTATTTTTGTTGCGGTTTGAAGTAGCTTATATCGTTATTCGTGTAACATTCATCTTGCTGCAGTTTGCAGAGTATCTTATATGTCAAATTGCTTGCATAATGGGTTTGCATTACGAATTTAATTTCTTTATACTCTAATAGTTTATAGTGTCGATTTTATGAATTTTCATGCagctacatttttttttttaaataacgaaAACTTATATAAATTCAGAAAAGTTCCTGAATAAAAAACGTCTTCAAAAAATGATACAAGAGAGTACCCGATGGGCTAAGGGGGTCATATGTGCCACATCTGAAAGCGATGCGGCACATCTAACAAATTGGTTAATGGTTAGTGAATGGTTAGTGAAGGTTGTGATGTGTTCGAGTCATTGGGTGAGCTGCATCAGGTTCAGATGCACTGCATCTGACAACCCGATGTGCCGCATCccaaatgaatgattttttttttgtcatTTTTTCGGTTAAGAGTTGAGGTCGTTTCAAGTTAGGAAAACTTTGATCCCTAGCAGGTAGATTGTtcttagaaaaaaaaattaataatgtcCCCTATGACAACCTCGGAGAATTACCTCTCTCCCCAAGGAACACCAATTCCATTCGACGGTCTCATACCCACACCTTTACCGAAATGACCAACACGAGACAAATTCCTCTCTCTCGCTTTAAAGGCATGAATATGGTAACCATTTATTTGGATAGGATTCAACAATTTAATGAAGCTTTTGACGTCTCAAATATTTTCAAACTTCATGAAACCAAAACGTTTTGCTCGATAACCACTTCCTAACTATATACACATCTCGAACTAACCCATGTTGATCAAATACCCTCCAACAATCATCTCGACCCCAGGTACCGAGGAAGTTGAAAAACTAAAACGGAGAAAAGCAGTTTCCACACGAATTGACTTATAAAAGAACATTCTCACATGATTTGAAAGTCAGACTCTCGCTTTCCCCCTCAACCATGATTCTGAATAAACATAATATCTTTGAGTGAATAAGAAGGAACAAGAGTTGAAAGCAAAATTCCAATCCGGAAAACCCAGCTGGAATGAGAAGCCAAGAAAAAGAAAAGTCGGAAAAGATGGTAATTTAGTGGATATAGTATTGTTGAGGTCGATGTTGCTTTTAGCTTATTTTTATAAGCTACATCAAGGAGCGTATTTTTTAGAGTCTATGATTTTCAATAGCTCTTGAATAAGTTCTTACCAAACAATGTTACTAGCTTAAGTTTTTAGAAAAATAAGTTTAAGCTTCCATAAACTTGTGTGCCAAAATACCCATAGAGTATGTAAATTAGCTATTTTACCCTGCTTGAAATGTGAGGTAATTCAACGATTTTTTAACGTGCGTTAGATTGAGAGACTATGCAACATTTGCAAACAATGGTGAGTGTCCTTGTCAAAACGATAGTTTAGGGACTGTTTCGTACAAACAATGAGAACCATTTttgtaattttcttattttatatttgTATCAAAAGATTCAATTTCAATTTATAATATCATAGCTAAAACGGACTTCTATTTTAAATTAGCAAATGTTGTAACTTGGAAAACTTGAACGGTCATGTTACCATCTATATAATGGTCACCATATCCGGTCAAACTCCGACAATGTTTTCCCGGTGAAATTTTTCTGTACAGCTACCACCTTGTCATATTTGATgttaaaatattataatatttttctaGATTAATATAGATTATTCTAGAATTAGTAAGTTTTATTAGATATTTAATAGTAGATATTTAAGTAGAAGTGACTAGAAATTGTTAGAGAATTAGTTAGTCAAAAAAATCAAGATTTGCTAGAATGATCTAGTAGACTTATTGAGCCTATAAATAGGCTAGTGGTTTTGCAAAATATAACACAACAAAACACAAACAAATTGAAGTAATAAaacaactttctaaaaactcttttCCATTCTAATTTCTGAAACACCCCCTCAACATTATAAACACTATAATACTTCATACTAATCTATCACTTCTAAAAAATCTAAACCTACACTaaatctaacaagtggtatcaagagccgttTGGGCGTTCGTTCGagtacaccatgactaccgttggtgcgtacaatattcccgtccccatctttgatggcgacaactatgatttttggagtatccgaatgaagacatatttccaagcacaaagcttatgggatattgtcgaagtcgggtttacaactccGAAAGATGCCGGAACTCTGTCCACggaagaacaagaaaaatacaacaaaaatgttgtaagaaatgcCGCCGCTCTGGGCTACATCCAACAAGCTTTGACGCCGTCTATCTTTCTACGAATCACgggagctacgacagccaaagaggcgtggaagatccttcaagaagaatttcaaggaaacGTCAAGGTAAGATCCGTCAAACTACTAACTCTAAGACgggattttgaaaatttaaatatgaaagagacTGAGACCGTTAAAGATTACTATTCTGGAAtcaaagaaatagtaaatcaaatgagagcctatggagataatataactgacaaaaggatcgtagaaaagatacttatcagtatgaccgaaaaatacgatcatgtcattactgctatcgaagagtcaaaagacatcgagactctgtcggtaccagaattaattggctctcttgaagcatatgaggctagattgagtcggcgtagtgaaaactcactagaaagtgcctttcagtctaaactcaaaataaggtctcAGAAATCTAATAATGAGGGGAAAAGAAATCTCGAAGAAAAGtcgagaggaggagaaaaacccagaaccggatttgatcagagaagaaaaaactatcctccatgtggtatctgcaaaaagacaaaccacttggagaaagattgtttccacaaagggaaaccacaatgcaataactgcaaaagatttgggcatctagaaaaagattgccgtttaaaacaaaatcatcgagctaacttcacggaagaaagtgaagatattccggagaacaaaaatcagctattctatgcctgtcatgttgcaaataaacagagggacgatacttggttgatcgacagtgggtgcagcaatcACATGACAGGAGATGAGAAGCTATTTCAGAGTATCAACACCTCCGTAAAGTCCCGTGTCAAGTTAGGGAATGGAGAACTCGTGGATACTAAAGGCAAAGGTACTAttactgttcaaactaataacgtcactcgatctatcaatgacgttcttctagtaccaagcctagcaagtaacttgttaagtgttggtcaaatgatggagcacggatactctttactcttcgaagacaaatcatgcgttattcgtgacaagaaaaataactataaattaatagccgaagtgccaatggagaaccgcaactttccgcttcgttggcagtatatccaagacacagccatgaaagttcaagttgaagaatcatggctatggcatcgaagatttggccactttaactttcacgcactaaaaatcctccaacagaagaatatgatgagagacttgcctaacatagaagagatcaccgacacgtgtgaaagctgtgtgatgggcaagcaacatcgaaaacctttccctcgtgacaaagcttggagagcgaaaggtatactggaGCTGGTGCACACCGACATTTGTGGACCAATGAGAACCCCGTCacttaaccaaaacaggtactttattctcttcatcgatgattattctagaatgacgtgggtttatttcatgcgtgaaaaatcagAAGTATTTACAATATTCAAGAAGCTCAAGAACTTCGTCGAAAAGAGtagtggccattatataaaaacactaaggagtgatagaggaaaagaatacacctctacacagtTTAACAAATTCTGTGAAGACGAAGGAGTTAAACGCCAACTTACTGTTGGttacgctgtagtgacccgaacttttccatgtttatatatattaattgagattgatatttacatgattaaatgtttccaacatgttaagc
The window above is part of the Rutidosis leptorrhynchoides isolate AG116_Rl617_1_P2 chromosome 1, CSIRO_AGI_Rlap_v1, whole genome shotgun sequence genome. Proteins encoded here:
- the LOC139845355 gene encoding uncharacterized mitochondrial protein AtMg00810-like, whose amino-acid sequence is MGESKPMTTPMEPNLKMKRDQGKELKDVKLFRQMVGSLIYLTITRPKIAYSVGIVSQFMQCPTNVHLDAAKRILRYVKGSMSHGLRYKKCDDVLLNDLLDADWMGDTK